One genomic region from Lacerta agilis isolate rLacAgi1 chromosome 13, rLacAgi1.pri, whole genome shotgun sequence encodes:
- the UBN1 gene encoding ubinuclein-1 isoform X4: MTEPHRVQLTSLSGPLSTTLLKKPRREDVTGTEHPPESEPAAAAVRIALTLFEPDHKRCPEFFYPELLKNTRGKGKSSSTGEKKKDLADPFNDEEKERHKAEALARKLEEKYGGKKRRKDRVQDLIDMGYGYDESDSFIDNSEAYDELVPASLTTKYGGFYINSGTLQFRQASESEDDFIKEKKKKSPKKRKLKEGGEKMKKKKKDDSYEKEKKSKKSKFPKTGFTALNASKEKKKKKYSGAPSYKEMLKKFQKEKEAQKKRDDEPKLIVPSLAETPTPREVESLPDPLLSFFGHSSDNELLQAASAMDSLTDLDLEQLFNESPEESPFHDMEDGSDPLGMALEQDIKQPLSLPEGLPGSLEKRIEELTQAARVAEGEGKHKFFNQEMNSILLDIELQTRELNSQVRSGVYAHLASFLPCNKDTLLKRARRLYVYEQGGRMKDPLQKLKEAIGRAMPEQMAKYQEECQAHTQAKFAKMLEEEKDKDQRERVCSDDEEDDDKGGKRIMGPRKKFQWIDEIRDLLCQAVKIKLDGYDREKNKAHSMEDYVKTFLDAEVKPLWPKGWMQSRTLFKESRRVHGHLTSIPAKKKVMAPPKVKGKESSSKPDKKSPLPVPLIHSSSGVTLSPESQGVAVGLSPQTRELLAMSSTPTPSSTAAPPTFSMDDSLDEDLIHNAASSLEAVSKELAVLNSRTGGSPDFTLPATPKVPSEKPPIQTTLEEKRSFSKPSPSPAPSPAGGSLQSPLNFLAEQALALGQSPPDKKTESSSYRELSCQAPPAKVLDAHQSKPKHHSLPRTLHGPQTSTPVQTPQVKVFPLGSQQQKNFSPSPPFVKLQGPKIISPLPQRPPLHQQVKTPTKSPGFHSSSSSSSSSTISPGSGSAHKTPNSSSLTLSYTGKHPSTPGSLGQSFKSPFVALSRHMAASSSGSTSSISTNQISSSSTGNLLPGTSLPSPGQAPSRLSPSSMVKKALVSQKLTLVAPPGGPNVSSSGGTQGVAKLLTSSLKPAVVSSTASSTPVPKGASGAVLLTSSSSLNVLSPAYKPGNPKLPAPALSSTPLGIISPIHSFPLHVISFSSESSPKSGVSKDAIVTGPAPGTFHHGLGHNTSQLHGKGSNVQPRKL, from the exons ATGACGGAACCCCACAGGGTCCAGCTCACCTCTTTGTCTGGTCCACTGAGCACCACTTTACTGAAAAAGCCTCGCCGGGAGGACGTCACAGGAACAGAGCACCCCCCGGAATCTGAACCTGCAGCTGCAGCAGTTCGCATTGCCCTCACCCTTTTTGAGCCAGATCACAAGCGCTGTCCAGAGTTCTTTTATCCAGAGCTGCTGAAGAATACACGAGGGAAAGGGAAAAGCAGTTCCACAGGAGAAAAA AAAAAAGACCTTGCCGATCCCTTCAATGATGAGGAAAAGGAGAGGCATAAAGCAGAGGCGCTTGCCAGGAAGCTTGAAGAGAAATAT GGTGGAAAGAAGCGCAGGAAAGATCGTGTCCAGGACCTGATAGATATGGGATATGGATACGATGAATCCGATTCTTTCATTGATAATTCTGAAGCA TATGATGAGCTCGTTCCAGCATCTCTAACAACCAAGTATGGAGGCTTTTACATCAACTCTGGAACTCTACAGTTCCGGCAGGCTTCGGAGTCGGAGGATGACTTtatcaaagagaaaaagaagaagtcaccTAAG AAACGAAAATTAAAAGAAGGAGGCGAGaagatgaagaaaaagaagaaagatgaTTCTtatgagaaagaaaagaaatctaaaaAATCTAAGTTTCCCAAAACTGG TTTCACAGCCCTGAATGCAagcaaggaaaagaagaagaagaaatactcTGGAGCCCCGAGTTACAAGGAAATGCTGAAGAAGtttcaaaaggaaaaggaagctcAGAAGAAGCGGGACGACGAGCCAAAGCTTATTGTCCCTTCTCTGGCTGAAACTCCAACTCCACGGGAAGTGGAAAGCCTGCCCGATCCACTCCTCTCTTTCTTTGGCCATAGCAGTGACAATGAGCTCCTTCAAGCTGCCTCAGCTATGGACTCCCTGACTGATCTTGATCTAGAACAGCTGTTCAATGAATCTCCAGAAGAAAGCCCTTTCCATGACATGGAAGATGGGAGTGACCCCCTTGGGATGGCTCTAGAGCAGGACATCAAGCAGCCGCTCTCCCTCCCCGAAGGACTTCCAGGATCACTGGAGAAGCGCATTGAGGAACTGACACAG GCTGCCAGGGTGGCTGAAGGAGAAGGCAAACACAAGTTCTTCAACCAAGAAATGAATAGCATATTGCTGGA TATAGAGCTGCAAACTCGGGAGTTGAACAGCCAGGTCCGCTCAGGGGTGTATGCTCACCTAGCCTCCTTCCTGCCTTGCAACAAAGACACCCTGCTCAAACGTGCCCGCCGGCTTTACGTCTATGAACAG GGAGGGCGGATGAAGGACCCTCTTCAGAAACTCAAGGAAGCCATTGGCAGGGCAATGCCAGAGCAGATGGCCAAATACCAGGAAGAGTGCCAAGCGCACACCCAGGCCAAGTTTGCGAA GATGTTAGAAGAGGAAAAGGACAAGGACCAGAGAGAACGGGTTTGTTCAGATGACGAGGAAGATGACGATAAAGGAGGAAAGCGAATCATGGGACCTcggaagaagtttcagtggattGATGAAATCAG GGATTTGCTCTGTCAGGCGGTGAAAATCAAGCTGGACGGGTATGACCGTGAAAAGAACAAGGCTCACTCAATGGAGGATTATGTGAAGACTTTCCTGGATGCAGAAGTCAAGCCACTTTGGCCAAAGGGCTGGATGCAGTCCAG gACCCTCTTTAAAGAAAGCAGGCGAGTGCATGGTCACCTTACATCAATTCC AGCAAAGAAGAAAGTCATGGCGCCTCCAAAGGTGAAAGGAAAG GAGTCCTCCAGTAAGCCAGATAAGAAGTCGCCCCTTCCTGTGCCCTTGATCCACTCAAGCAGCGGGGTTACGCTTTCTCCAGAGTCGCAGGGAGTTGCAGTTGGCCTCAGCCCTCAGACCAGGGAGCTCTTGGCCATGAGTTCAACCCCAACCCCCAGCAGCACAGCTGCTCCTCCCACTTTCAGCATGGACGACTCTCTGGATGAGGACTTGATCCACAATGCTGCCTCGTCTTTGGAAGCGGTCTCCAAGGAACTGGCTGTTCTTAACAGCCGGACGGGGGGAAGCCCTGACTTCACGCTCCCCGCCACCCCAAAGGTGCCTTCGGAGAAACCCCCCATTCAGACCACATTGGAAGAGAAGAGGAGCTTCTCCAAGCCAAGCCCCTCACCTGCCCCATCTCCAGCCGGCGGCTCTCTGCAGTCACCGCTGAACTTCCTGGCCGAACAGGCCTTGGCGCTGGGCCAGTCTCCTCCGGACAAAAAGACTGAGAGCTCTAGCTACAGAGAACTCTCCTGCCAGGCTCCCCCTGCCAAGGTTCTGGATGCCCACCAGTCTAAGCCGAAGCATCACAGCCTGCCACGCACCCTTCATGGGCCCCAGACCTCGACCCCAGTCCAAACGCCCCAGGTGAAGGTGTTCCCCCTGGGCTCCCAGCAGCAGAAAAACTTTTCCCCATCCCCTCCCTTTGTCAAGCTGCAGGGTCCCAAGATCATCTCCCCTTTGCCCCAGCGGCCTCCTCTCCATCAGCAGGTCAAGACCCCCACCAAATCACCCGGCttccattcttcctcctcctcctcctcctcttcaaccATCTCCCCAGGGTCTGGCAGTGCCCACAAGACCCCCAATTCCTCTTCTCTGACCCTGAGCTACACAGGGAAGCACCCCAGCACCCCTGGCTCATTGGGGCAGTCGTTCAAGTCGCCTTTTGTGGCCTTGTCGCGTCACATGGCAGCTTCTTCCAGCGGCTCCACGTCCAGCATATCCACAAAccagatctcctcctcctccacgggGAACCTGCTCCCAGGCAcatctcttccttctcctgggCAGGCTCCCAGTCGTTTGTCTCCAAGTTCCATGGTGAAGAaggccctggtctcccagaagcTGACCTTGGTTGCTCCACCAGGGGGTCCGAATGTCAGTTCAAGCGGAGGGACGCAAGGAGTGGCCAAGTTGCTGACCTCTTCCTTGAAGCCCGCTGTGGTTAGCAGCACTGCATCCTCAACGCCTGTGCCG aaaGGAGCCAGCGGAGCAGTCCTGCTTACCAGTTCGTCTTCCTTGAATGTCCTGTCTCCTGCTTACAAGCCCGGCAACCCGAAGCTGCCGGCACCAGCCCTGAGTTCCACCCCGCTAGGAATTATCTCACCAATCCATTCCTTCCCTCTACATGTGATTTCCTTCAGCTCTGAATCGTCCCCCAAGTCAGGGGTATCGAAGGACGCCATTGTCACAGGACCGGCCCCGGGAACTTTCCATCATGGCCTTGGCCACA